One Algihabitans albus DNA segment encodes these proteins:
- a CDS encoding DUF302 domain-containing protein translates to MRPFFTLLSLLILLSAPAAAAPDGLVDETTRYGYAEMIERLDQAVKDHKMGLVTRASATVGVKQVLEEDIPGNMVVGVYHPRFAKRMLEASVPAGIEAPIRFYITEEADGGTTLTYRTPSAVFAPWADGNDDLQALAAELDEIFAGIFAQATAD, encoded by the coding sequence ATGCGCCCTTTCTTCACTCTGTTGTCCCTCCTGATTCTGCTGTCCGCGCCGGCGGCCGCCGCGCCGGACGGCCTGGTCGATGAGACCACCCGCTACGGTTACGCAGAGATGATCGAACGCCTCGACCAAGCCGTCAAAGACCACAAGATGGGCCTGGTGACGCGCGCCAGTGCAACCGTCGGCGTCAAACAGGTCCTGGAAGAGGATATCCCCGGCAACATGGTGGTCGGGGTCTATCACCCGCGCTTCGCCAAGCGGATGCTGGAAGCCAGCGTGCCGGCGGGCATCGAGGCGCCGATCCGCTTCTACATCACGGAAGAGGCCGACGGCGGAACCACCCTCACCTACCGTACCCCCTCCGCCGTCTTCGCGCCCTGGGCCGACGGCAACGACGATCTGCAGGCCTTGGCCGCCGAACTCGACGAGATTTTCGCGGGAATCTTTGCCCAAGCCACCGCCGACTGA
- a CDS encoding alpha/beta hydrolase produces MKSPKDYRAPCLWRRPLAPLWLRPWYDGPATWSVARLHLPLSRAWAETEAERGSALERYRSAEAAWRHGFFAAASPGPEDLARLEQSRRRAAAAWMGRRLRHLPAMAGAPAAAFAIEPPDAVEARHAERLEAPEAAFPLPDAVPRESHTLQQGAQESVWLCFPARDGSTAWARLERPAAAARGAAVKGTVIALHGICIEADFWPRSPDYSDRALAAGWQVLRLEAPWHGRRRRPGTYGGEPLIARGPAGFLEFFELAVPELAVWTAWAKRQGPVAWSGVSLGALTAQKAAEVARHWPERSQPDGLLLITTAADVTQATPVGSLGRLLGLRARLQAAGWTEPALARWVPLLNPMGGPVLPPERIRLLLGSADRLLPFAQGAALARCWNLPARRVTVRRQGHFSVSLGLLAEPAPLLDLLRELA; encoded by the coding sequence GTGAAGTCACCGAAGGATTACCGTGCACCCTGTCTCTGGCGCCGCCCGCTGGCGCCGCTATGGCTCCGCCCCTGGTACGATGGCCCTGCGACCTGGAGCGTCGCACGGCTGCACCTGCCGCTTTCCCGTGCCTGGGCCGAGACCGAAGCCGAGCGAGGTTCGGCGTTGGAGCGCTATCGTTCGGCCGAGGCCGCCTGGCGGCACGGCTTCTTCGCTGCCGCGTCGCCGGGGCCCGAAGACCTGGCGCGGCTGGAGCAAAGCCGGCGCCGTGCGGCGGCGGCCTGGATGGGCCGGCGTCTCCGGCATCTGCCAGCAATGGCGGGTGCCCCAGCAGCCGCTTTTGCAATCGAGCCGCCGGATGCGGTCGAAGCCCGTCACGCCGAGCGTCTGGAGGCGCCGGAGGCCGCTTTTCCGCTGCCCGATGCGGTTCCGCGGGAAAGCCACACCTTGCAGCAGGGCGCGCAGGAGAGCGTCTGGCTGTGCTTTCCGGCCCGCGACGGCAGCACAGCCTGGGCGCGCCTGGAGCGGCCGGCCGCGGCCGCGAGGGGAGCCGCCGTCAAGGGTACAGTGATCGCCCTGCATGGCATCTGCATCGAAGCGGACTTCTGGCCGCGCAGCCCGGACTATAGCGACCGAGCGCTGGCGGCCGGTTGGCAGGTGCTGCGGCTCGAGGCGCCTTGGCATGGCCGGCGTCGGCGACCAGGCACTTACGGCGGTGAACCGCTGATCGCCCGTGGACCCGCAGGTTTCTTGGAGTTTTTCGAGCTGGCCGTGCCGGAGCTGGCGGTCTGGACGGCCTGGGCCAAGCGGCAGGGGCCGGTGGCTTGGTCCGGCGTCTCGCTCGGCGCCTTGACGGCGCAGAAGGCGGCCGAGGTGGCGCGGCATTGGCCGGAGCGGAGCCAGCCGGACGGTCTGCTGCTGATCACGACGGCGGCCGATGTCACGCAGGCGACGCCGGTGGGGAGTTTGGGCCGGCTGCTGGGCTTGCGGGCGCGCCTGCAAGCGGCCGGCTGGACGGAGCCCGCCTTGGCGCGCTGGGTGCCGCTGCTGAACCCCATGGGTGGCCCCGTCCTACCGCCGGAGCGTATCCGTCTGCTGCTGGGCTCGGCCGACCGCCTGCTGCCCTTCGCGCAAGGTGCTGCCTTGGCGCGGTGCTGGAACCTGCCGGCCCGGCGCGTCACGGTGCGTCGTCAGGGGCATTTCTCGGTTTCGCTCGGTCTGCTGGCCGAACCGGCACCCCTGCTGGACCTGCTGCGCGAGCTGGCTTAG
- the mnmA gene encoding tRNA 2-thiouridine(34) synthase MnmA: protein MQSAASLPGLAKPPQDTRVVVAMSGGVDSSVTAALMAERGYEVIGITLQLYDHGQAVGKKGACCAGQDIYDARRVADRLGIAHYVLDYESRFRDAVIDDFADSYLRGETPIPCVRCNQRVKFRDLLETARDLGADALATGHYVQRLQGREGPELHRAVDAARDQSYFLFATTAEQLAFLQFPLGGLPKAETRAEAERLDLAVADKPDSQDICFVPTGGYASVVEKLRPGAADPGEIVDLTGRVVGRHEGVIRYTIGQRRGLGVGGTAEPLYVVRLEPEARRVVVGPKAALAKDRVTLRQLNWLAASLDAAGTTAVEVKLRSAQAPVAGRIVQAGEGGATVLLDAPQYGIAPGQAAVCYAGSRVLGGGWIAAADSRAAVSIPAAAEASRIPASAASAEA, encoded by the coding sequence ATGCAGAGCGCAGCTTCTCTTCCCGGCCTCGCCAAGCCGCCCCAGGATACGCGGGTCGTCGTCGCCATGTCCGGCGGCGTCGACTCCTCCGTCACGGCCGCGCTGATGGCCGAGCGGGGGTACGAGGTGATCGGTATTACCCTTCAGCTTTACGACCACGGTCAGGCAGTCGGAAAGAAGGGGGCCTGCTGTGCCGGCCAGGATATCTACGACGCGCGGCGCGTCGCCGACCGTCTGGGCATCGCTCACTATGTCCTGGACTACGAGAGCCGCTTTCGCGATGCGGTGATCGACGATTTCGCCGACAGCTACCTGCGCGGCGAAACGCCAATCCCTTGCGTGCGCTGCAATCAGCGGGTCAAGTTCCGTGATCTGCTGGAAACGGCCCGCGATCTCGGTGCCGATGCACTCGCGACCGGCCACTACGTCCAGCGCCTGCAGGGACGCGAAGGCCCCGAATTGCATCGGGCCGTCGATGCGGCACGCGATCAGAGCTATTTCCTCTTCGCCACCACGGCCGAACAGCTCGCTTTTCTGCAGTTCCCGCTCGGTGGCCTGCCCAAGGCGGAGACGCGTGCCGAGGCCGAACGTCTGGACCTTGCCGTCGCCGACAAGCCGGACAGTCAAGACATCTGTTTCGTGCCGACCGGCGGCTACGCCAGCGTTGTCGAGAAACTGCGTCCCGGCGCCGCCGATCCCGGCGAGATCGTCGACCTTACGGGCCGGGTGGTCGGCCGGCACGAGGGTGTGATCCGCTACACCATCGGCCAACGCCGCGGCCTGGGCGTCGGCGGCACGGCGGAGCCACTTTACGTGGTGCGGCTGGAGCCCGAGGCGCGGCGTGTTGTGGTCGGCCCAAAGGCTGCCCTGGCGAAGGACCGGGTGACCTTGCGGCAGCTAAACTGGCTGGCGGCCTCGCTGGACGCGGCTGGGACGACGGCCGTCGAGGTCAAACTGCGGTCGGCCCAGGCACCGGTCGCCGGCCGGATCGTCCAGGCCGGAGAGGGCGGTGCGACGGTCCTACTGGACGCGCCGCAGTACGGCATCGCGCCCGGTCAGGCCGCAGTTTGTTACGCCGGTAGCCGCGTGTTGGGCGGCGGCTGGATCGCGGCGGCCGACAGCCGAGCGGCCGTCTCGATCCCGGCGGCAGCCGAGGCATCGAGAATCCCTGCCTCCGCAGCCTCGGCCGAAGCTTGA
- a CDS encoding LOG family protein — protein sequence MTEPYTVCLYCGSSNRADPAFYEAAAEFGREVARRGWRLVYGGGRVGLMGAAADGALEAGGEVIGIIPGFLHDFEVGHHGVTRLEVVESMHIRKMRMFDLSDAFCILPGGLGTLDETFEIMTWRQLGLHEKPIVLANLKGFWTPFLALLRSQVDAKLVRPEHAALLQTAETVPELFDALGERTEAVTGATSKFL from the coding sequence ATGACCGAACCCTATACAGTCTGCCTTTATTGCGGGTCTTCCAACCGGGCGGATCCCGCTTTCTACGAGGCCGCGGCCGAGTTCGGCCGCGAAGTGGCACGACGGGGCTGGCGGCTGGTCTACGGCGGCGGCCGCGTCGGCCTGATGGGCGCCGCCGCGGATGGCGCGCTGGAGGCGGGCGGCGAGGTCATCGGCATCATTCCCGGCTTCCTGCACGATTTCGAAGTCGGGCACCACGGCGTGACGCGCCTGGAAGTCGTGGAATCGATGCATATCCGCAAGATGCGGATGTTCGATCTGTCCGATGCTTTCTGCATTCTGCCCGGCGGCCTGGGCACCCTCGACGAGACCTTCGAGATCATGACCTGGCGCCAACTGGGTCTGCACGAAAAGCCGATCGTCCTGGCCAACCTCAAGGGCTTCTGGACCCCCTTCCTGGCCCTGCTCCGGTCCCAGGTCGACGCCAAGCTGGTCCGCCCGGAGCACGCCGCCCTGTTGCAGACCGCCGAGACTGTTCCAGAGCTCTTCGACGCCTTGGGCGAACGTACGGAAGCCGTGACGGGCGCAACGTCGAAGTTCCTTTGA
- a CDS encoding LysM peptidoglycan-binding domain-containing protein translates to MKRGLALGGLLVVAIGAALWALLLRDPGTAPPELLSETERSLSGPETQSAPEPDRQAGDPEAEGATETAVGTTPRSQPQTQASPTERDAGAEGAARRPAEVQLQELESAETDRAGGGPSFDVVRVERDGSSVMAGRAAPNSDVVVTRNGEEVARGRADSRGEFVILPERALPPGDYALELEATTAGGAAQAGRNVVVLSVPEAASTVAEAGQASDAGSLVVQLPVDTAGAARVMQLPEPAPAEVAGGLWLEAIDYDAAGRLVISGQGLPGDGIVVYLDNTALSEARIDSDGRWRVTPSQPVAPGLYTLRIDQLNGEGAVTARVESPFARAAFETANLPADERFVVIQPGNNLWTIASRTYGEGPRYTVIFDANADQIRDPDLIYPGQIFVLPSPDSSG, encoded by the coding sequence GTGAAGCGCGGTCTGGCTCTCGGTGGTCTTCTGGTCGTGGCGATCGGGGCAGCCCTGTGGGCCCTGCTGTTGCGCGACCCGGGAACGGCGCCGCCGGAGCTTCTGTCCGAGACGGAGAGGTCGTTGTCGGGGCCGGAAACCCAGTCCGCGCCTGAGCCTGACCGCCAAGCAGGAGACCCCGAAGCCGAAGGTGCGACCGAGACAGCCGTGGGCACAACCCCTCGGTCCCAGCCGCAAACTCAGGCCTCGCCGACTGAGCGCGACGCCGGCGCGGAAGGCGCGGCTCGTCGGCCGGCAGAGGTGCAGTTGCAGGAGCTGGAAAGCGCCGAGACAGACCGGGCCGGCGGTGGACCCTCCTTCGATGTCGTGAGGGTCGAGCGTGACGGCTCCAGCGTCATGGCGGGGCGCGCGGCTCCGAACAGCGACGTGGTGGTGACGCGGAACGGCGAGGAGGTGGCGCGTGGCCGGGCGGATAGCCGTGGCGAGTTCGTCATCTTGCCCGAACGCGCCTTGCCGCCGGGCGACTATGCCTTGGAACTGGAGGCAACCACAGCTGGAGGGGCGGCGCAGGCCGGTCGCAACGTCGTCGTTCTGTCGGTACCGGAGGCCGCGTCGACCGTTGCCGAAGCCGGTCAGGCAAGTGATGCAGGATCTCTGGTCGTGCAGCTTCCCGTGGATACAGCCGGTGCGGCGCGGGTGATGCAGTTGCCTGAACCTGCGCCTGCCGAGGTAGCCGGCGGTCTCTGGCTCGAGGCGATCGACTATGACGCAGCCGGTCGGCTCGTCATCTCCGGTCAGGGGCTGCCGGGCGACGGGATCGTCGTCTATCTGGATAATACAGCCCTGAGCGAAGCCCGAATCGACAGCGACGGGCGCTGGCGCGTGACGCCGTCGCAGCCGGTCGCGCCCGGCCTTTACACGCTGCGAATCGATCAGCTCAATGGCGAGGGTGCGGTCACGGCGCGGGTCGAATCGCCCTTTGCCCGCGCCGCCTTCGAAACCGCGAATCTACCGGCGGATGAGCGCTTCGTCGTGATTCAGCCTGGCAACAATCTCTGGACAATCGCCAGCCGCACCTATGGCGAGGGGCCGCGCTATACGGTCATTTTCGACGCCAACGCCGACCAGATCCGAGATCCCGACCTGATCTATCCTGGGCAGATTTTCGTGTTGCCGTCGCCCGACAGCTCCGGTTGA
- a CDS encoding ABC transporter ATP-binding protein: MPPPLPDTSTAAGRRAVLATSGLTKIYRSGEVEVQALRGVKMALYRSELVVLVGPSGSGKSTLLNILGGLDTPTAGSVWFDDKPMASADEAALTRYRRDHIGFVFQFYNLIPSLTALENVALVTEIARDPMDPAEALELVGLDERADHFPAQLSGGEQQRVAIARAIAKRPDILLCDEPTGALDSKTGILVLAAIERVNRELGTTTALITHNLVIADMADRVITFADGRITTVRENAEKRPVQELAW, encoded by the coding sequence ATGCCGCCACCGCTCCCTGACACCTCGACGGCGGCCGGGCGGCGGGCGGTACTGGCCACCAGCGGACTGACCAAGATCTACCGAAGCGGCGAGGTCGAAGTGCAGGCGCTGCGCGGGGTCAAGATGGCGCTCTACCGTTCGGAACTGGTGGTGCTGGTCGGGCCGTCGGGCAGCGGCAAGTCGACCCTGCTCAACATCCTTGGCGGTCTCGACACACCGACCGCCGGAAGCGTCTGGTTCGACGATAAGCCAATGGCTTCCGCCGACGAAGCGGCGCTGACCCGCTATCGCCGCGATCACATCGGCTTTGTCTTCCAATTCTACAATCTCATTCCCAGCCTGACGGCGCTGGAGAACGTTGCCCTGGTGACGGAGATCGCCCGGGATCCGATGGATCCGGCCGAGGCGCTCGAGCTGGTGGGCCTGGACGAGCGGGCGGATCATTTCCCAGCTCAGCTCTCCGGCGGGGAGCAGCAGCGGGTGGCGATCGCCCGGGCCATCGCCAAGCGGCCTGACATTCTGCTGTGCGACGAGCCCACCGGGGCGCTCGATAGCAAGACGGGGATTTTGGTCCTGGCCGCCATCGAGCGGGTGAACAGGGAACTGGGCACCACTACGGCGCTGATCACCCACAACCTGGTGATCGCCGATATGGCTGACCGGGTGATCACCTTTGCCGACGGCCGTATCACCACAGTGCGTGAGAACGCGGAGAAACGCCCTGTGCAGGAGCTTGCCTGGTAA
- a CDS encoding ABC transporter permease, producing the protein MRALNRKLIRDLVRLRGQVLAVALVVASGVAVLVMSLTTLEALEETTSAYYDRYNFADIFATVKRAPERLSSRIAAIPGVQAVETRIVERALLDLEGFAEPVTGHLVSIPEGGESLLNRLALRAGRLVAPGRPDEVVVTEPFAEAHGLTPGDTLSAVVNGHRRDLQVVGVALSPEFVYAIGPGALMPDDERFGVLWMGEEALAAAFDLDGAFNDVSLSLLRSARAEDVIDRLDLLLDRYGGVGAFDRSDQISNWFLTNELEQIKSIASILPTIFLAVAAFLSNMVLTRLIAIERSEIGLMKAFGYSNLAVAWHYMKLVAVMAALGIVIGWIVGAWLGRFNTQVYGDLFRFPFLLYRPGPGAFAIAALVSLSAAVLGALVAVRRAATLPPAEAMRPPVPPLYRRHRGELAGLLTGWADQPTRIILRQISRWPGRSFLTSVGIGLAVAVLISSLQWLDAIDHLVETQFFEAQRQDVTVALVEAQSSEVMREFGRMPGVMAAEPVRSVAARLHAGNLSKRQPVEGVLPDSRLSLVYDVSGLTVAVPPEGLVLSTKLAEVLNVGHGDLVTVEVLEGRRPITDVPVVGLFETYIGTPAHMHIDALNRLMRERPVVSGAHLRVDPLGQNALFAELKETPEVSSVMLRQAAVDTFYETMGETLMIFVSFFVVFACTLAFGVVYNSARIALSERGRELATLRVLGFSRVEISYILLGEVALLTFVGLPLGCWMGYLLAWLISQSFATELFRVPLVVHSTTYGLAVVIGLVATVASAALVRSRLDRLDLVSVLKTRE; encoded by the coding sequence ATGCGGGCACTGAACCGAAAGCTGATCCGGGACCTCGTCCGGCTTCGCGGCCAAGTGCTCGCGGTGGCGCTGGTGGTCGCCTCCGGCGTCGCGGTGCTGGTGATGTCGCTCACCACCCTCGAGGCGTTGGAAGAGACCACCAGTGCTTACTATGACCGGTACAACTTCGCCGACATCTTCGCGACCGTGAAGCGGGCTCCGGAGCGGCTGTCCAGCCGTATCGCCGCCATTCCCGGAGTTCAGGCGGTGGAAACCCGGATCGTCGAACGGGCGCTGCTCGACCTGGAGGGATTCGCGGAGCCGGTGACGGGCCATCTGGTATCGATCCCGGAAGGCGGCGAGTCGCTGCTCAACCGTCTGGCTCTCCGCGCCGGTCGGCTGGTTGCCCCGGGGCGACCGGACGAGGTCGTGGTCACCGAGCCTTTCGCGGAGGCCCATGGGCTGACGCCCGGCGATACGCTGAGCGCGGTCGTCAACGGCCACAGACGCGACCTGCAGGTGGTCGGCGTCGCCCTCTCGCCGGAGTTCGTCTATGCCATCGGCCCGGGCGCGCTGATGCCGGACGACGAACGCTTCGGCGTGCTTTGGATGGGTGAGGAGGCGCTGGCCGCGGCCTTCGACCTGGATGGTGCCTTCAACGACGTCTCTCTGTCGCTGCTGCGAAGCGCGCGGGCGGAGGACGTCATCGACCGGCTCGATCTTCTGCTCGATCGGTACGGCGGGGTGGGGGCCTTCGACCGGTCGGACCAGATCTCCAACTGGTTCCTGACGAACGAGTTGGAGCAGATCAAGAGCATTGCCAGCATCCTTCCGACCATCTTCCTGGCGGTCGCCGCTTTCCTGTCGAACATGGTGCTGACCCGGCTGATCGCGATCGAGCGCAGCGAGATCGGGCTGATGAAGGCCTTCGGCTACAGCAATCTGGCAGTGGCTTGGCACTACATGAAGCTGGTCGCTGTGATGGCGGCGCTTGGCATCGTCATCGGCTGGATTGTCGGGGCCTGGCTGGGGCGCTTCAACACTCAGGTCTATGGCGACCTCTTCCGCTTTCCCTTCCTGCTTTATCGGCCCGGTCCTGGCGCTTTCGCGATCGCCGCATTGGTCAGCCTGTCGGCGGCCGTATTGGGTGCCCTCGTGGCGGTACGCCGCGCCGCTACGCTGCCTCCGGCGGAGGCGATGCGCCCCCCGGTGCCGCCGCTCTACCGGCGGCACCGGGGGGAGCTGGCCGGGCTGCTGACCGGCTGGGCAGACCAGCCGACCCGGATCATCTTGCGCCAGATTTCACGCTGGCCGGGGCGCTCGTTTCTGACCTCGGTGGGTATCGGCTTGGCCGTAGCGGTATTGATCAGCTCTCTGCAGTGGCTCGACGCCATCGACCACTTGGTGGAAACCCAATTCTTCGAGGCTCAGCGCCAGGACGTGACGGTGGCCCTCGTCGAGGCGCAGTCCAGTGAGGTGATGCGCGAGTTCGGCCGGATGCCCGGCGTCATGGCGGCGGAGCCGGTGCGCAGCGTGGCGGCGCGGCTGCATGCCGGGAACCTCTCGAAACGTCAGCCGGTCGAGGGAGTGCTGCCCGATTCCAGGCTCAGCCTGGTTTACGATGTTTCGGGCCTGACCGTAGCGGTCCCGCCGGAAGGGCTGGTGCTTTCCACCAAACTGGCGGAGGTGCTGAACGTCGGCCATGGCGACCTGGTCACCGTTGAGGTGTTGGAGGGGCGGCGTCCAATAACCGACGTGCCGGTGGTCGGGTTGTTCGAAACCTATATCGGCACCCCGGCCCATATGCATATCGATGCTCTGAATCGCTTGATGCGCGAGCGTCCGGTGGTCAGCGGTGCTCATCTGCGTGTCGATCCGCTTGGGCAGAACGCCTTGTTCGCGGAGCTGAAGGAAACGCCCGAGGTTTCGTCCGTCATGTTGCGTCAGGCCGCCGTCGACACCTTTTATGAGACCATGGGCGAGACCCTGATGATCTTTGTCTCTTTCTTTGTGGTCTTCGCCTGTACTCTAGCTTTCGGCGTGGTCTACAACAGCGCCCGAATCGCTCTGTCGGAGCGAGGTCGCGAGCTTGCCACGCTGCGCGTGCTCGGTTTCAGCCGGGTGGAGATTTCCTATATTCTGCTGGGCGAAGTGGCTCTCCTGACTTTCGTGGGGCTGCCGCTTGGATGCTGGATGGGATACCTGCTGGCTTGGTTGATCTCGCAAAGCTTCGCAACGGAGCTGTTTCGTGTGCCGTTGGTCGTGCACTCCACCACCTATGGCTTGGCAGTGGTGATCGGACTGGTCGCAACGGTGGCTTCGGCGGCACTGGTTCGCAGCCGGCTCGATCGGTTGGACCTCGTGAGCGTGTTGAAGACACGGGAATGA
- a CDS encoding efflux RND transporter periplasmic adaptor subunit: MSARARRIALWAGLAALLLAGLVYAFRPKPVPVDLAEAERGALVVTVDEEGETRVRDVFVLSAPIAGLAQRIDADVGDLVIANQTVITGIEPIDPDFLDPRSEAEARAALQAAEAGQVLAAAELAQAEAELNYARAEVERARGLQPGRTISQSALDNAERAFLSGSAAAETAKAALRIRQFELDQARARLLTPLETQAQRASCECVPITAPVSGNILRIVRESEGVVRAGDPLVEIGDPRDLEIVSDLLSVEAVKVEEGQTVLIEEWGGAILNGRVRRVEPYGFTKVSALGIEEQRVNVIVDFTDPPEHWPRLGHGYRVEVRIVLWRGDEVLKLPMSALFRNGDDWSVFVDHDGRARTRSVEIGQHSGLEAEIITGLAEGERVVLHPSDRVAEGVRITPRS; this comes from the coding sequence ATGAGCGCAAGAGCACGCCGTATCGCCTTGTGGGCCGGTCTCGCCGCGCTGCTGTTGGCGGGTCTCGTTTACGCTTTCCGGCCAAAGCCGGTGCCGGTCGACTTGGCCGAAGCGGAGCGGGGAGCGCTGGTGGTGACCGTCGACGAGGAAGGCGAGACTCGGGTGCGCGATGTCTTCGTGTTGTCTGCGCCGATCGCCGGCTTGGCGCAGCGTATAGACGCCGATGTAGGGGATCTGGTGATCGCCAATCAGACTGTCATTACCGGCATAGAGCCAATTGACCCGGATTTCCTGGACCCGCGCAGCGAGGCGGAGGCGCGGGCTGCGCTTCAGGCGGCCGAGGCCGGCCAGGTTCTGGCGGCGGCGGAGCTGGCTCAGGCCGAGGCGGAGCTGAACTATGCCCGTGCCGAAGTCGAGCGTGCCCGGGGTTTGCAGCCTGGCCGCACGATCTCGCAAAGCGCGCTGGACAACGCGGAACGGGCCTTTCTCAGCGGCTCGGCGGCCGCTGAGACCGCGAAGGCGGCCCTGCGCATCCGGCAGTTCGAGCTCGACCAGGCCCGCGCGCGGCTGTTGACGCCCTTGGAGACCCAGGCACAGCGGGCGTCTTGCGAATGCGTGCCGATCACCGCTCCGGTCAGTGGCAACATCCTGCGCATCGTCCGCGAAAGCGAAGGCGTGGTCAGGGCCGGTGACCCGTTGGTGGAGATCGGGGATCCGCGCGACTTGGAGATCGTGTCCGACCTTTTGTCGGTGGAGGCGGTCAAAGTGGAGGAAGGTCAGACCGTGCTGATCGAGGAGTGGGGTGGCGCCATCCTCAACGGCAGAGTGCGTCGGGTCGAGCCCTATGGTTTCACCAAGGTCTCGGCACTCGGCATCGAGGAGCAGCGGGTCAACGTCATCGTCGACTTCACCGATCCGCCCGAGCACTGGCCACGGCTCGGCCATGGCTATCGGGTGGAGGTACGGATCGTGCTATGGCGTGGCGACGAGGTGTTGAAGCTGCCGATGAGCGCCCTGTTCCGAAACGGCGACGACTGGTCGGTCTTCGTCGATCACGACGGACGCGCCCGGACTCGTTCCGTCGAGATCGGTCAGCACAGTGGTTTGGAGGCAGAGATCATCACTGGCCTTGCCGAGGGAGAGCGGGTGGTTCTGCATCCGAGCGACCGAGTCGCTGAGGGCGTAAGGATCACGCCGAGGTCTTGA